One window from the genome of Eucalyptus grandis isolate ANBG69807.140 chromosome 7, ASM1654582v1, whole genome shotgun sequence encodes:
- the LOC104453656 gene encoding protein PLANT CADMIUM RESISTANCE 2, with product MDSSNAFGGHPQKPGASTPPPPRPPAEGVPAQFMKPNYGNNAGFHAQPVDNVPWSSGLFSCFGDIPICCLSFWCPCITFGRIAEITDHGSVSCPVHGAIYTAIALLTGCACCFSCCYRTKMRQQYQLKEDPCADCLVHFCCETCALTQEYRELERRGFDMSLGWDGNMDRQNRGIPMAPVPPGGMMK from the exons ATGGACTCCTCAAACGCATTTGGTGGTCACCCACAAAAGCCGGGTGCCTCCACTCCTCCGCCACCCCGGCCGCCGGCAGAGGGCGTCCCAGCGCAATTCATGAAACCAAATTATGGGAATAACGCAGGTTTCCATGCTCAACCCGTGGACAACGTGCCTTGGTCCTCTGGGCTTTTCAGTTGCTTCGGCGACATTCCAATTT GTTGCTTGTCATTTTGGTGCCCCTGCATCACATTCGGGCGAATCGCAGAGATTACTGATCACGGATCGGTTT CATGCCCTGTGCACGGAGCTATTTACACAGCGATCGCCTTGTTGACCGGGTGCGCCTGCTGCTTCTCCTGCTGCTACCGCACCAAGATGAGACAGCAATACCAGCTAAAAGAGGATCCTTGCGCCGATTGCTTAGTCCATTTCTGCTGCGAAACCTGTGCTTTAACCCAGGAGTACCGCGAGCTCGAAAGGCGCGGATTTGACATGTCCCTCG GATGGGATGGGAATATGGACAGGCAGAACAGAGGAATCCCAATGGCTCCAGTTCCTCCTGGAGGCATGATGAAGTAG